The segment GCTGATCATGGCGACGCGCACCCCGGCCAAGTACGATGCCGAGCTCGCCGAGTGGATCGCCTACGGCGCCAGCCCGCGCGGCTCCATCGCGCTGGACCGCTGCGCCCGTGCGCACGCCTGGCTGGCGGGCCGCGACTTCGTCAGCCCCGAGGACATCCAGGCGATGCTCTTCGATACCCTGCGCCATCGCCTGATCCTGTCCTTCGAGGCCGAAGCCGCCGGCATCGACCAGGACCGCGTACTGCAGCGCATCCTCGACGTGGTGGCGGTTGCCTGACATGCACACCCCGGCCGCAGCAGCATCGCCGGCCGGCAGTGGCCTGCGCGTCGACCTTGCCGAACTCATCGAGTGGCGCCACCGCGTGCGCGAAGTCCCCTTGTTCTCCACGCCGCATCGCCGCAGCCCGCTGATCGGCCTGCACCACTCCAAGCTTCGCGGCCGCGGGGTCGACTTCGACCAGGTGCGCATCTACCAGGCCGGTGACGATGTGCGCACCATCGACTGGCGCGTCACGGCCCGCACCCAGGAGCCGCACACCAAGCTCTTCCACGAGGAGCGCGAGCGACCAATCTTTCTTGTCGTGGAGCAGAGCCGCCGCCTGTTCTTCGGCAGCGGCCGGGTGTTCAAGTCGGTGCTCGCCGCGCAGGCCGCCAGCCTGGTCGGTTGGGCCGCGCTGCACCACAACGACCGTGTCGGCGGCCTGGTCTTCGGCGCCAGCGAGCATCACGAAATCAAGCCGCGACGCAACAAGCAGAGCCTGCTGCAGTTGCTC is part of the Stutzerimonas balearica DSM 6083 genome and harbors:
- a CDS encoding DUF58 domain-containing protein, which encodes MHTPAAAASPAGSGLRVDLAELIEWRHRVREVPLFSTPHRRSPLIGLHHSKLRGRGVDFDQVRIYQAGDDVRTIDWRVTARTQEPHTKLFHEERERPIFLVVEQSRRLFFGSGRVFKSVLAAQAASLVGWAALHHNDRVGGLVFGASEHHEIKPRRNKQSLLQLLDRLVRANRALDCDTPEQPEAFSLALRRAREVLRPGSLAVVLCDERTLGDAAEQQLSLLARHVDLLLLPLFDPLDHALPAAGLLRFAQGAARLELDTLDAPLRQAYHRQGEARQARWQRLADRLRVPLMPLDTQSDLVEQLRSHLSLRPSALA